One region of gamma proteobacterium HIMB55 genomic DNA includes:
- a CDS encoding acyl-CoA dehydrogenase (PFAM: Acyl-CoA dehydrogenase, C-terminal domain; Acyl-CoA dehydrogenase, middle domain; Acyl-CoA dehydrogenase, N-terminal domain; overlaps another CDS with the same product name), with protein MKLSFTAADEQFREEVADWLNGNLQGEFAKVRYRGGPGDEHHFVDERKAWERKLAEGRWTCIGWPEAWGGRAASIEQQVIFHEEYARAGGPGRMGHIGDTLTGPTLLAFGSEAQKAKYLPPIRNGEAFWSQGYSEPGAGSDLAAIRTRAVFDEASGQWQITGQKVWTSLAHESDFVFVLARIDRDSQRHHGLGFFLVALDQPGVTIRPITQLTGTAEFNEVYFDDAVCSADDIVGAPGDGWKVAMGLLGFERGVSTLGQQMLFQTELDEIIRIAKENGASRDPDIRQRIAEAHIGLRTMRYNSMRMLSGGEDGSLSREAMIYKLYWSSWHRNLGKLAMDVLGPDAELIEAGPYELNKLQSLFLFTRADTIYGGTNQIQRNLIAERALGMPKEPRGSAK; from the coding sequence ATGAAGCTGAGCTTTACAGCAGCGGATGAGCAATTCCGTGAGGAAGTCGCCGATTGGTTGAATGGCAACCTCCAAGGTGAGTTTGCCAAGGTTCGTTATCGCGGTGGACCGGGTGATGAGCATCACTTTGTCGATGAGCGAAAAGCCTGGGAGCGAAAACTTGCAGAGGGTCGATGGACCTGCATTGGCTGGCCCGAAGCGTGGGGCGGCCGAGCAGCTTCGATTGAGCAGCAGGTTATTTTCCACGAAGAATACGCGAGAGCGGGTGGTCCCGGCCGTATGGGGCATATTGGTGACACGCTGACAGGACCTACGCTATTGGCCTTTGGTAGCGAAGCGCAAAAGGCCAAGTATTTGCCGCCCATTCGAAACGGCGAGGCATTCTGGAGTCAGGGTTACTCAGAACCGGGTGCGGGCTCCGACCTTGCGGCGATTCGAACGCGCGCTGTCTTTGACGAAGCTTCAGGTCAGTGGCAGATAACAGGCCAGAAGGTATGGACCTCACTGGCACACGAGTCCGACTTTGTATTTGTATTAGCTCGAATCGATCGCGACAGTCAACGCCATCATGGATTAGGGTTTTTCCTCGTGGCACTTGATCAACCGGGGGTCACAATCAGACCGATCACCCAGTTGACGGGCACCGCAGAATTTAACGAGGTCTATTTTGACGACGCGGTTTGCAGCGCTGACGACATTGTGGGTGCGCCGGGTGATGGTTGGAAAGTAGCTATGGGACTGCTTGGTTTTGAGCGAGGGGTTTCGACGCTTGGACAGCAGATGCTATTCCAAACCGAGCTCGATGAGATTATTCGTATCGCCAAAGAGAACGGCGCATCACGGGACCCCGATATCCGCCAGCGTATTGCCGAGGCGCACATTGGGCTCAGGACGATGCGCTATAACAGCATGCGTATGTTGTCCGGCGGTGAGGATGGCAGCCTAAGCCGGGAAGCAATGATCTATAAGCTTTATTGGTCGAGCTGGCACCGTAACCTCGGCAAGCTCGCGATGGACGTGCTGGGCCCTGATGCCGAGTTAATCGAGGCAGGCCCCTACGAATTAAACAAGCTTCAGTCGCTGTTTTTGTTCACCCGGGCTGACACCATATATGGTGGTACTAATCAGATTCAGAGAAATCTCATTGCAGAGCGTGCTTTGGGGATGCCGAAAGAGCCACGGGGATCAGCCAAATAA
- a CDS encoding acyl-CoA dehydrogenase (PFAM: Acyl-CoA dehydrogenase, C-terminal domain; Acyl-CoA dehydrogenase, N-terminal domain) translates to MNFTFTQDQLDFQEAIASMLKSEVTADSIRARWSAEAGVDAAFLTQAHELGLNSMLVPEALGGLGLQTTDFVLLAEACGEVALPEPVVESVMVSTPLLVDILDQGLGNADVQRVIDGVLGGETRVAVGHSINPCINYADSADWFLLPEGNSLYLVPRDAVTLDEKKSVDPSRRLFSVSFKPDGQYLVADGDAGASLQRATLNRGALATAAQLVGLSKGMIAQSVQYTSDREQFGKAIGANQAVKHLLADVAVQIEYAKPVTYRAAYTLGVSPTRADFAVSHAKSAAARTALMASRHCIQVHGAMGYTWECDVQIWAKRAWALAREWGDEGFHNNRIHEWLLRKNALLGPEFTFGRGSLTDVA, encoded by the coding sequence ATGAACTTTACTTTCACGCAGGACCAGCTCGATTTCCAAGAAGCGATTGCCAGCATGCTGAAAAGCGAGGTAACCGCCGACTCTATTCGTGCGCGTTGGTCAGCCGAGGCGGGCGTAGACGCTGCGTTTTTAACGCAAGCGCACGAGTTAGGCCTCAATTCGATGTTGGTACCCGAGGCACTTGGTGGTCTGGGTCTGCAAACGACCGACTTCGTTTTATTAGCTGAGGCTTGCGGTGAAGTCGCCTTGCCCGAACCCGTCGTTGAGTCAGTCATGGTCTCGACGCCACTATTGGTGGACATTCTCGATCAAGGCTTAGGGAATGCGGATGTACAGCGCGTTATCGACGGGGTGCTTGGGGGAGAAACGAGGGTTGCGGTCGGGCACTCGATAAACCCCTGTATTAACTACGCGGATAGCGCCGACTGGTTTTTACTACCCGAGGGCAACAGCCTTTACCTTGTACCGCGCGATGCTGTGACCCTTGATGAGAAAAAGAGTGTCGACCCCTCTAGACGGCTATTTAGCGTCTCCTTCAAGCCGGATGGCCAATACCTCGTTGCCGATGGCGATGCGGGCGCGAGCTTGCAGCGAGCGACCCTTAATCGCGGTGCGCTTGCGACGGCGGCACAACTTGTTGGCCTGTCGAAAGGCATGATCGCGCAGAGCGTCCAATACACCAGCGATCGCGAACAATTTGGTAAAGCGATTGGTGCTAACCAAGCCGTGAAACACTTACTGGCAGACGTTGCTGTACAAATCGAATATGCCAAGCCGGTGACGTACCGCGCGGCTTACACGCTTGGTGTATCGCCGACGCGCGCTGATTTTGCGGTTTCTCATGCAAAGTCCGCCGCCGCGAGAACAGCGCTGATGGCATCGCGTCACTGCATTCAGGTGCACGGTGCAATGGGTTATACCTGGGAATGTGATGTTCAAATCTGGGCGAAGCGCGCTTGGGCGCTTGCTCGGGAGTGGGGTGACGAGGGGTTCCATAACAATCGGATACACGAGTGGTTACTGCGCAAGAATGCTCTGCTCGGACCGGAATTTACCTTTGGTCGTGGATCACTCACTGACGTTGCATAG
- a CDS encoding enoyl-CoA hydratase/carnithine racemase (PFAM: Enoyl-CoA hydratase/isomerase family) has protein sequence MTEANTDYVEETDIVTYEAADGIAWIAMNRPKYNNAQNGRMTYELDAAFMRAVADDDVKVIVLKGEGKHFSAGHDIGTPGRDVHLSQERVTSWYDHANKPGGEYLYVREAEAYLGMCRRWRDIPKPTIAAVQGACIAGGLMLAWVCDLIVATDDAYFSDPVVRMGIPGVEYFAHPYELNPRIAKEFLFTGNKMGAERAYQMGMVNQISSRETLMDDVTALATKIAAMPRLGLALTKQAINNVEELQGKRQGMEAAFAWHHFAHAHNDVVSGDKLGGFDAKAMAKANKSQDS, from the coding sequence ATGACAGAAGCAAATACCGATTACGTTGAAGAGACCGATATTGTCACTTATGAGGCGGCGGATGGCATCGCCTGGATCGCGATGAATCGCCCCAAATACAACAATGCACAGAACGGTCGCATGACTTACGAGCTCGACGCTGCGTTTATGCGGGCTGTCGCTGACGACGATGTCAAAGTGATTGTTCTTAAAGGCGAGGGAAAGCATTTCTCGGCGGGGCACGACATTGGAACACCGGGGCGAGACGTCCATTTAAGTCAGGAGCGTGTCACCAGCTGGTATGACCACGCCAACAAACCGGGCGGTGAGTACCTCTATGTTCGCGAGGCAGAGGCTTACCTCGGCATGTGCCGTCGCTGGCGGGATATTCCCAAACCAACGATTGCCGCGGTTCAGGGCGCCTGCATTGCGGGTGGCTTAATGCTCGCATGGGTGTGTGATTTGATCGTGGCGACTGATGATGCCTATTTCTCAGATCCTGTGGTTCGAATGGGGATTCCAGGTGTTGAGTACTTTGCTCACCCTTACGAGCTCAATCCGCGCATTGCCAAGGAGTTCCTATTTACTGGAAACAAGATGGGTGCTGAACGCGCCTATCAGATGGGCATGGTCAATCAAATCAGCTCGCGCGAGACGCTGATGGACGACGTCACAGCGTTGGCGACCAAAATCGCTGCTATGCCGCGCCTAGGCCTCGCGCTGACCAAACAAGCCATTAATAACGTCGAAGAGCTGCAAGGCAAACGCCAAGGTATGGAAGCGGCCTTTGCGTGGCACCACTTTGCGCACGCCCACAACGACGTGGTCTCGGGCGACAAGCTCGGTGGTTTCGACGCCAAGGCCATGGCGAAAGCGAACAAGTCACAGGACAGCTGA
- a CDS encoding dehydrogenase of unknown specificity, short-chain alcohol dehydrogenase like protein (PFAM: short chain dehydrogenase) yields MSKTIPAYVQGHNLLAGKSVLITAAAGAGIGFSAATRAVEEGARAVVISDVHEGRLAQARETLDAISPDCAVSAKLCDVTNEEQVQALVAFAETQMSGVDVLINNAGLGGSRRLVDMTDEEWSRVLDITLTGTMRMTRAMLREMEPRGSGVIVNNASVLGWRAQDEQCHYAAAKAGVMALTRCSAMEAAESGIRINAVSPSIAMHDFLRKTSTPELLERLASREAFGRAAEVWEVANVMMFLASDYSSYMTGEVVSVSSQHA; encoded by the coding sequence ATGAGTAAAACGATTCCAGCCTACGTGCAAGGACATAATCTCCTAGCGGGTAAGTCTGTTCTTATTACGGCTGCGGCCGGCGCCGGAATCGGGTTTTCCGCCGCCACGCGCGCGGTTGAAGAGGGCGCTCGTGCTGTTGTCATCAGTGATGTGCACGAAGGGCGTCTCGCACAGGCAAGAGAGACGCTGGATGCGATCTCACCTGATTGCGCAGTGAGCGCAAAGCTCTGCGATGTGACCAACGAAGAGCAGGTACAAGCGCTGGTTGCCTTCGCAGAGACACAGATGAGTGGCGTCGATGTGCTGATTAACAACGCAGGCCTGGGCGGTTCTCGCCGTCTGGTCGATATGACCGATGAGGAGTGGTCTCGGGTGTTAGACATCACCCTTACGGGCACTATGCGCATGACGCGTGCCATGCTTCGAGAAATGGAGCCTCGTGGTAGCGGCGTCATCGTCAACAACGCGTCTGTGCTTGGCTGGCGCGCGCAAGACGAGCAATGTCACTACGCGGCGGCGAAAGCGGGCGTTATGGCGCTGACGCGGTGCTCTGCCATGGAAGCTGCTGAATCGGGTATTCGCATCAATGCGGTCTCGCCCAGCATTGCCATGCATGATTTTTTGAGAAAAACCTCAACGCCTGAGCTACTCGAGCGCTTAGCCTCTCGCGAAGCATTTGGACGCGCTGCTGAGGTTTGGGAAGTAGCGAACGTTATGATGTTTTTGGCGTCAGATTATTCGAGCTATATGACGGGTGAGGTGGTATCCGTATCGAGCCAGCACGCTTGA
- a CDS encoding acetyl-CoA acetyltransferase (PFAM: Thiolase, C-terminal domain; Thiolase, N-terminal domain~TIGRFAM: acetyl-CoA acetyltransferases) has protein sequence MGQRAEAYIVDAIRSPTGKRRGSLATVHGADLGGFILKALVERHDIPDDEYDDVVFGCLDTIGPLAGDIARTCWLAAGLSDVVPGTTVDRQCGSSQQAVHFAAQAVMSGTMDIVVAGGVQTMSSIPISAAMYAGQSYGFDSPFTGSEGWVARYGTQEVSQFKSAQMIADKWEISREEMEAFSLESHRRARAATDAGYFEREIIPFEGLGFDETIRNTSMEAMAGLEPLAPGGTITAAVSSQTCDGSSAVLIVSEEALKRYNLTPRARIAHMSVRADDPIWMLTAPIPATTHAMKKSGFSLNDIDLVEINEAFASVPMAWLKDHDYPHEQTNVNGGAIALGHPLGSTGTKLMTTLLHEMERRKVRYGLQTMCEGGGQANVTILERL, from the coding sequence ATGGGACAGCGCGCAGAAGCTTACATTGTCGATGCCATCAGAAGCCCCACAGGCAAGCGACGTGGCTCGCTAGCAACCGTGCACGGTGCGGACTTGGGCGGCTTTATCCTGAAGGCGTTGGTTGAACGACACGATATTCCGGACGACGAGTACGATGACGTCGTTTTTGGCTGTCTGGACACCATCGGTCCACTAGCGGGCGACATTGCGCGCACATGCTGGTTGGCCGCAGGTCTCAGTGATGTGGTTCCCGGAACCACTGTCGATCGTCAGTGCGGTTCTTCACAGCAAGCGGTTCATTTTGCCGCGCAGGCGGTTATGTCCGGCACCATGGATATTGTGGTTGCGGGTGGCGTACAAACGATGTCTTCCATCCCAATTTCTGCCGCAATGTACGCAGGTCAGTCCTACGGCTTTGACAGCCCTTTTACGGGTAGTGAAGGTTGGGTCGCGCGTTATGGCACGCAAGAGGTTTCGCAGTTCAAATCGGCACAGATGATTGCAGACAAGTGGGAAATTTCGCGCGAAGAGATGGAAGCATTTTCGCTAGAGTCACACCGAAGAGCGCGTGCTGCCACTGATGCGGGCTACTTTGAGCGCGAGATCATACCGTTCGAGGGACTCGGATTTGATGAGACGATCCGCAATACCTCGATGGAAGCGATGGCGGGCCTTGAGCCATTGGCCCCTGGCGGTACGATCACTGCGGCGGTATCTAGCCAAACCTGTGATGGCTCATCAGCGGTGCTCATCGTTTCCGAGGAGGCGCTCAAGCGTTACAACTTGACGCCCCGAGCTCGCATTGCCCACATGTCAGTGCGCGCCGATGATCCTATTTGGATGCTTACAGCGCCCATTCCCGCCACAACGCACGCTATGAAGAAGTCAGGGTTTTCGCTGAACGATATTGATCTTGTGGAAATCAACGAGGCCTTCGCCTCTGTGCCGATGGCGTGGCTGAAGGATCACGACTATCCGCACGAGCAAACAAACGTTAACGGCGGTGCGATTGCACTGGGTCACCCACTGGGATCGACCGGTACCAAGTTGATGACAACGCTGCTGCATGAGATGGAGCGTCGAAAGGTCCGCTACGGTCTACAGACCATGTGCGAAGGCGGTGGTCAGGCGAACGTGACCATCCTCGAACGCCTCTAG
- a CDS encoding acyl-CoA dehydrogenase (PFAM: Acyl-CoA dehydrogenase, C-terminal domain; Acyl-CoA dehydrogenase, N-terminal domain; overlaps another CDS with the same product name), translating to MKFAFTDEQRMLRDTSQAFLAAESDSSAVRAASTSDKTYDPELWQKICEDMYWQGILTPESCDGLGLGWVEMAIVLEAAGEKLLTGPLFATSQSTAALMLCPQTDMRDALLSAIIGGHVISLAVSDQRDGWSSCGVTSTDKSNTTVLSGSARFVPFGAAASKLLVAAVDVSGSQSLWVIDAAQEGVSVVHTPTVDQTRAMATVSLENVGVTVDQLLADDAASIIDQALALSRILVVADQVGVAQASLDISVDYTKERSQFDRTIASFQAIKHKAADMMLKVESARSLLYYAACIADAWFAGEADDTALQEAACMASACASDAAFFNAGSGIQMHGGVGITEEYDIQLYFKRARATESFLGRPAEMRETIASQLLDGGVR from the coding sequence TTGAAGTTTGCGTTTACCGATGAGCAGCGAATGCTCAGAGATACCAGCCAGGCGTTTTTAGCCGCCGAATCGGACTCGTCCGCGGTGCGTGCAGCATCCACATCCGACAAGACTTACGACCCCGAGCTTTGGCAGAAAATTTGCGAAGACATGTACTGGCAGGGAATCCTCACCCCTGAATCCTGTGATGGGTTGGGTCTCGGCTGGGTCGAGATGGCGATTGTGCTCGAGGCTGCCGGCGAAAAATTACTGACCGGGCCGCTTTTTGCCACGAGTCAAAGTACCGCCGCACTGATGTTGTGTCCGCAGACGGACATGCGCGATGCGCTTTTATCCGCGATTATTGGTGGTCACGTGATTAGTCTTGCAGTGAGCGATCAGCGTGACGGTTGGTCTTCTTGCGGTGTCACCTCAACCGACAAGAGCAATACAACGGTGTTATCTGGAAGCGCACGATTTGTGCCTTTCGGCGCGGCAGCCTCTAAGTTGCTGGTAGCGGCGGTTGATGTATCGGGCTCACAGTCCCTTTGGGTTATCGATGCGGCTCAGGAAGGCGTTAGCGTGGTCCATACACCGACTGTGGATCAGACCCGCGCCATGGCCACTGTCTCTCTGGAGAACGTTGGAGTGACCGTTGACCAACTGCTTGCGGATGATGCGGCGAGCATCATTGATCAAGCCTTGGCCTTAAGCCGAATTTTAGTGGTAGCTGATCAGGTCGGTGTTGCTCAAGCGAGCCTCGATATCAGCGTTGACTATACCAAGGAACGCTCGCAGTTCGATCGCACTATTGCCTCGTTTCAGGCGATTAAGCACAAAGCCGCTGACATGATGCTGAAGGTGGAATCGGCGCGATCACTCCTATACTACGCAGCGTGTATTGCCGATGCTTGGTTTGCGGGAGAGGCCGATGATACAGCGCTTCAAGAGGCCGCCTGCATGGCCAGCGCCTGTGCCAGTGACGCGGCGTTTTTTAACGCAGGCTCTGGCATTCAGATGCACGGCGGCGTGGGCATTACCGAAGAGTACGACATTCAGCTTTATTTCAAGCGTGCACGTGCTACCGAGAGTTTTCTGGGCAGGCCTGCGGAAATGCGCGAGACCATAGCCAGCCAATTGCTGGACGGAGGGGTGCGATGA
- a CDS encoding succinate dehydrogenase/fumarate reductase flavoprotein subunit (PFAM: FAD binding domain) — translation MSEMNWDREVDVLVVGTGNGGLTAAVCNWEMGTKNVLIIEKQDKVGGTSATSGGGIWIPNSHYAKEVGAEDNPAAAKAYLMNTLFGEDVPEEMIDTYLEKAPEMLEYLHDRTDVRYESLAEYPDYYTNMEGAREGHRSLEPAPIMASELGENWKNMTWTHFMMRMFDRIHFTQVEAHLLMVQLPGWKRLLARLMWDYIRDIPWRFKTPISRRLACGSAGVARLYLSVLKREIPLEFNTQMVELIAEGDSVLGAVIECNGQRQRVRAAKGVILASGGFEKNQTLREQYLPSPTNTTWSAGNPGNEGDALLAGLELGAKTRLMNDAWWTTTLCVPDEPAPRLAIMEKSFPGSCVVNRDGKRFANESQNYMAFQKDLFKTHTDEHPNAPAWHVFDATFRENFMVGPLMTKAMKPDSQIPKKWFDEGFVAKADTIRELADMLGIDADGLEETINKMNHYAETGKDEDFGRGDSAYDRYYADPAIKPNPCLAPIVKAPFYAMRIEAGDFGTLGGLDTDTSARVKKADGGVFEGLFAVGNCSAAILPTYPGPGATLGPAMTMAYQAACHINA, via the coding sequence ATGAGCGAGATGAACTGGGATCGTGAGGTTGATGTACTCGTCGTTGGAACCGGCAATGGTGGCTTAACGGCCGCTGTTTGTAACTGGGAAATGGGTACTAAAAACGTGCTTATCATCGAGAAGCAAGACAAGGTCGGTGGCACCAGCGCTACCTCTGGCGGTGGTATTTGGATTCCTAACAGCCACTACGCGAAAGAAGTCGGTGCTGAGGATAACCCTGCAGCTGCGAAGGCCTATCTAATGAACACCTTATTCGGTGAGGATGTTCCCGAGGAGATGATTGACACCTACCTCGAGAAAGCGCCTGAGATGCTAGAGTATCTTCACGATCGGACTGATGTTCGTTACGAATCGCTCGCGGAGTACCCGGATTACTACACCAATATGGAAGGTGCCCGAGAGGGACACCGCTCGTTAGAGCCCGCGCCGATCATGGCATCTGAACTTGGCGAGAATTGGAAAAACATGACGTGGACGCATTTCATGATGCGTATGTTCGACCGCATCCACTTCACGCAGGTAGAAGCGCACCTATTGATGGTCCAGTTACCCGGGTGGAAACGGCTGCTAGCACGACTCATGTGGGATTACATACGTGACATCCCTTGGCGATTCAAAACGCCAATCTCGCGTCGTTTGGCTTGTGGTTCAGCGGGTGTGGCACGACTGTATCTCTCGGTCTTAAAACGAGAAATTCCGCTGGAATTTAATACGCAGATGGTCGAGCTGATTGCAGAGGGCGACTCGGTATTGGGTGCGGTAATTGAATGCAATGGTCAGCGCCAACGGGTTCGTGCGGCTAAGGGCGTGATCTTGGCGTCGGGTGGTTTTGAGAAAAATCAGACGCTGAGAGAGCAGTACTTACCATCTCCGACCAATACCACGTGGTCGGCTGGGAACCCGGGTAATGAGGGCGACGCACTACTGGCGGGGCTTGAGCTCGGTGCAAAAACACGCTTGATGAATGATGCTTGGTGGACAACAACGCTTTGTGTGCCTGATGAACCTGCGCCGCGACTCGCGATTATGGAGAAATCGTTCCCGGGCTCCTGTGTCGTAAATCGCGATGGTAAGCGGTTTGCTAACGAGTCTCAGAATTACATGGCCTTCCAGAAGGATCTGTTCAAGACACACACGGACGAACATCCAAATGCGCCTGCATGGCATGTCTTTGATGCGACATTCCGCGAGAATTTCATGGTCGGTCCGTTGATGACTAAGGCGATGAAGCCAGACTCTCAAATTCCTAAGAAGTGGTTCGATGAGGGGTTTGTCGCTAAGGCAGACACCATTCGCGAGTTGGCTGACATGCTCGGCATTGATGCCGACGGTCTCGAAGAGACGATTAATAAGATGAATCATTACGCTGAGACCGGAAAAGATGAAGACTTCGGCCGCGGTGACTCCGCCTACGATCGTTACTACGCGGACCCTGCGATCAAGCCCAACCCGTGCTTGGCACCTATCGTCAAAGCACCGTTTTACGCCATGCGGATCGAGGCGGGGGATTTTGGCACGCTGGGTGGCTTGGACACCGATACCTCTGCGCGTGTTAAGAAGGCTGACGGCGGCGTGTTTGAAGGGCTATTTGCAGTCGGTAACTGCTCAGCAGCGATCCTCCCGACTTACCCGGGCCCCGGTGCTACGCTGGGTCCTGCGATGACTATGGCCTATCAGGCTGCTTGCCACATTAACGCTTAG
- a CDS encoding acyl-CoA dehydrogenase (PFAM: Acyl-CoA dehydrogenase, C-terminal domain; Acyl-CoA dehydrogenase, middle domain; Acyl-CoA dehydrogenase, N-terminal domain), which yields MELMYTQEQQRFRSEVRSWLAVNVPTERLPSFDTAEGFEAHREWERTLAKGNWGMVTWPTEYGGRGCDLIEWLIFEEEYYRAGAPLRVNQNGIFLLGPTLMEYGTAEQKERFIPAMASGDEIWAQGWSEPNAGSDMAAIRCRADRDGDEFVINGQKIWSTRAVYADWVFGLFRTDPDSTRHHGLSKILVPLNSDGVTVRPIPQLNGLPGFAEIFFDDVRVPAFNLLGGENEGWRIAMATAGFERGLMLRSPARFQQASKRLVQLYREHGSDVIDPSIESAVVRCYMDAEAYALSTYQTASKLCSGGSIGAEASCNKIFWSEMDLLIHETAMSLLGARAEIEPQTAAEFAELGTWLDGFMFAQSGPIYAGTNEIQRNIIAERVLGMPRK from the coding sequence ATGGAGTTGATGTACACGCAGGAGCAGCAGAGGTTTCGGAGTGAGGTGCGCAGCTGGCTCGCGGTAAATGTTCCGACTGAACGACTCCCCTCGTTTGATACCGCAGAGGGCTTTGAAGCTCACCGTGAGTGGGAGCGTACGCTCGCGAAAGGTAACTGGGGCATGGTGACTTGGCCCACTGAGTATGGCGGCCGAGGGTGTGACCTCATCGAGTGGCTGATCTTCGAAGAGGAGTACTATCGCGCGGGAGCACCGCTGCGAGTTAACCAAAACGGTATCTTTTTGTTGGGCCCCACTTTGATGGAGTACGGCACGGCCGAGCAAAAAGAGCGTTTTATACCCGCCATGGCGAGCGGTGACGAGATTTGGGCGCAGGGCTGGTCTGAGCCAAACGCGGGTTCTGATATGGCGGCGATACGGTGTCGCGCCGACCGAGACGGTGATGAGTTCGTCATCAACGGGCAGAAGATCTGGTCGACGCGTGCTGTCTATGCTGATTGGGTGTTTGGGCTGTTTCGCACAGACCCAGATTCAACGCGCCACCATGGGCTCTCAAAAATCCTAGTGCCGCTCAATTCAGATGGGGTGACAGTTCGCCCGATTCCTCAGTTAAACGGGTTGCCGGGCTTCGCTGAAATCTTCTTCGACGATGTGCGTGTGCCAGCGTTTAACCTCCTCGGCGGTGAAAACGAGGGTTGGCGAATTGCCATGGCGACTGCAGGCTTCGAGCGTGGTCTGATGCTACGTAGCCCCGCGCGATTTCAGCAGGCGTCAAAGCGGCTCGTTCAGTTATACCGCGAGCACGGCTCTGACGTGATCGACCCATCGATCGAATCGGCAGTCGTGCGTTGTTATATGGATGCAGAGGCCTATGCGCTCTCGACCTACCAGACAGCGTCAAAACTGTGCTCCGGAGGTTCGATTGGCGCTGAAGCAAGCTGCAACAAAATCTTTTGGTCTGAAATGGATTTGCTCATCCACGAGACAGCCATGAGTCTGCTGGGTGCAAGAGCTGAAATAGAGCCACAGACCGCAGCAGAGTTTGCCGAACTCGGAACATGGCTAGATGGGTTTATGTTCGCGCAATCGGGACCCATCTACGCAGGAACCAATGAGATCCAGCGCAACATCATCGCCGAGCGCGTGCTCGGTATGCCGAGAAAGTGA
- a CDS encoding dehydrogenase of unknown specificity, short-chain alcohol dehydrogenase like protein (PFAM: short chain dehydrogenase), which produces MGICDKRVVIVTGAGGGLGAAHARVLASEGAAVLVNDINTDAAQAVVDDILAAGGRAVVNQSDITNYESSGEAIAQAIETFGDLTGVVNNAGNNRDRMFASLSEADWDQVIAVHLKGHFCLASHAVQYWRHQSKLGNPVSGRIINTTSGAGLQGSIGQSNYAAAKAGIAALTLNQAAELGRYGITANAICPVARTGMTTAVPAMAERMAVPEDGSFDHFAPENVSSVVTWLCSEASSHVTGQIIEAEGGRIAIADGWRSTTGVDKGARWEPADVGAALEEAMSTAVPAQQVWGS; this is translated from the coding sequence ATGGGAATTTGTGATAAGCGCGTCGTCATCGTTACCGGTGCAGGGGGTGGCTTAGGCGCTGCTCACGCCCGGGTGCTCGCTAGCGAAGGCGCGGCGGTGCTCGTTAACGATATCAATACCGATGCAGCGCAGGCGGTTGTGGACGATATCCTCGCAGCCGGTGGTCGGGCAGTCGTGAATCAGTCAGACATCACCAACTACGAGAGCAGCGGTGAGGCCATCGCGCAGGCGATCGAGACGTTTGGTGACTTGACCGGTGTGGTCAACAACGCAGGGAACAACCGCGATCGCATGTTTGCCTCGTTGTCTGAGGCGGACTGGGACCAAGTAATAGCGGTGCACCTCAAAGGCCATTTCTGTCTTGCCTCGCATGCGGTCCAGTACTGGCGCCACCAGTCAAAACTGGGGAACCCCGTCTCGGGTAGGATTATTAATACAACCTCAGGAGCGGGTTTGCAGGGGTCCATCGGCCAGTCCAATTACGCTGCCGCAAAGGCAGGTATTGCTGCACTGACCCTGAATCAAGCGGCAGAACTCGGTCGGTATGGCATCACTGCAAACGCTATTTGCCCCGTTGCACGAACCGGTATGACGACGGCGGTACCCGCCATGGCGGAGCGTATGGCTGTGCCAGAGGACGGGTCATTCGATCACTTTGCCCCGGAGAACGTTTCATCGGTCGTTACGTGGCTTTGCTCCGAAGCGTCTAGTCACGTTACGGGTCAGATTATTGAGGCCGAGGGTGGTCGTATTGCTATTGCTGACGGTTGGCGCAGCACAACAGGCGTGGATAAAGGCGCTCGTTGGGAACCTGCAGATGTCGGTGCTGCGCTCGAGGAAGCCATGTCGACCGCAGTACCTGCTCAACAGGTCTGGGGTAGTTAG